In Elusimicrobiota bacterium, the genomic window CTGTTTCTTTAACTCCTCTGTAAACCTCAGTAATTCCTTTTTGCCTTCCGTGCCCTAATACTTCTGAAACAGTTATAAGATTTACCTCAGCTTTATAAAGCTCTTGTTTTACTTCGTCAAGTTTGTAAGACTGAATTACAGCAATAATTAGTTTCATAAAACCTCCCGACTTCAATAAGTTTTTACTAAATCGGAGCTGCCTTTGGGCACCCCCCTGTTTAGTTTTCGAAGAAAACTAGGGGGGTATTTTCTATTCAAGTACCGTATAAGCGCCTTCATGATGCTGTGACAAGTCCAAACCCATTGATTCATCTTTGTCTTCGACTCTTACTCCCATCACCGCATCTATTATTTTAAGTATTATGAAAGTTATAATTGATGAGTATAAAATCGTAACGGTGGCAGCAATCAGCTGGATTTTAAGCTGGCTGAAATTCCCGAAAATCAGGCCGTTAGCCCCGGCAGGATTGACTATTTTTGTTGCAAAAATACCTGTGGCTATTACTCCCCATATTCCGCCGATTCCGTGCACGCCGAACGCATCCAGGGAATCGTCATAGCCCAGTTTGGCCTTTAAAAATGCTACAGCAAAAAAGCATAAGGCGCTTGATACTAAACCTATCGCCATGGCCCCTGACACATCAACAAACCCTGAGGCAGGAGTGACGGCGGCCAAACCCGCTATCACACCTGTTGCAATACCGAGCGTTGTCGGCTTGCCGCTGATTACCCATTCAAGTATAGACCACACAAGCCCAGCAGTTGCGCCCGCGGTATTCGTTACTACAAAAGCACTTACGGCAAGGCCGTTTGCGCCGAGAGCGCTTCCCGCATTGAAACCGAACCATCCAAACCACAGAAGCCCCGCGCCAAGAACGGTAAAAGGTATATTATGAGGAGGTATAGGTTTTCCTTGATACCCCCTGCGGTTTCCTATTACCAA contains:
- a CDS encoding ammonium transporter; this encodes ALGFFYGGLVRRKNVLGILMQCMVVLCILSLQWIMFGYSLAFHPGNGFIGGLEWSFLKGVGLEPYNSYSATIPHQLFMIFQAMFAVITPALIIGAFAERMKFSSFLVFMVLWATFVYDPIAHWIWGADGWLKKLGTLDFAGGAVVHINAGIAAIVSALVIGNRRGYQGKPIPPHNIPFTVLGAGLLWFGWFGFNAGSALGANGLAVSAFVVTNTAGATAGLVWSILEWVISGKPTTLGIATGVIAGLAAVTPASGFVDVSGAMAIGLVSSALCFFAVAFLKAKLGYDDSLDAFGVHGIGGIWGVIATGIFATKIVNPAGANGLIFGNFSQLKIQLIAATVTILYSSIITFIILKIIDAVMGVRVEDKDESMGLDLSQHHEGAYTVLE